One Panicum virgatum strain AP13 chromosome 9K, P.virgatum_v5, whole genome shotgun sequence genomic region harbors:
- the LOC120648022 gene encoding uncharacterized protein LOC120648022 codes for MEALYPNSRGYGGVGAGVAGETRPKLIEVEPISITPILSTHTRRETLTLQLPRPSGISIAVAAGIAPGRCVRPCVQSKQHRGRRRLVSLLSSKASRQAASRPAVSVTGVFHLDRCLHLQLAAPAEALAKAEGQPKKTVTPEQEEVEPEIVGHDTSVGNQGEAQSEAVFGYFYPADGDAGEE; via the exons ATGGAGGCGCTGTACCCAAATAGTCGCGGCTACGGCGGCGTCGGTGCCGGCGTGGCAGGA GAAACGAGGCCCAAATTAATAGAAGTTGAACCGATCAGCATCACTCCAATTCTCTCGACGCACACACGACGCGAAACCCTGACGCTTCAGCTTCCTCGCCCATCGGGCATCAGCATCGCCGTCGCGGCAGGCATCGCCCCTGGCCGCTGCGTGCGTCCATGCGTCCAAAGCAAGCAGCATCGCGGCCGGCGCAGACTCGTGTCTCTACTCTCGTCCAAAGCAAGTAGGCAAGCAGCATCGCGGCCTGCGGTGTCGGTGACAG GTGTGTTCCATCTTGATCGTTGCTTGCATTTGCAATTGGCTGCACCTGCAGAGGCACTCGCCAAGGCGGAAGGCCAGCCCAAGA AGACCGTGACGCCGGAGCAAGAGGAGGTTGAGCCGGAGATCGTTGGACACGATACTTCCGTTGGGAATCAAG GTGAGGCACAGTCGGAGGCCGTCTTTGGGTACTTCTATCCCGCGGACGGAGAtgcgggtgaggagtag
- the LOC120651551 gene encoding uncharacterized protein LOC120651551: MEAATATSSPRLTRSASLSAARLRGSRAARFPPSSPQLCPPLSAAASPRALLPLRRAMSDADLASFARSAVLLRHAAIPAILEADEEEDAGSRAPAGLDRLLDAAGAGRNGVGGGQGGGGASGGSGGQGSGCDMGEYYRRVLLLDPANPLLLRNYGKYLHEVEGDLAGAEGCYARALLECPGDADLLSLYARVIWEARQEKDRAEAYFERAVQAAPDDCYVLGSYASFLWDAEEDDDEAAPAATTPAAVAAPAAPCDSPALVPACYC, from the exons ATGGAAGCCGCCacggccacctcctccccgcgcctgacccgctccgcctccctctccgccgcccgcctccggggctcccgcgccgccaggttcccgccgtcgtcgccgcagcTCTGCCCGCCGCTCtccgccgcggcgtcgccgcGCGCCCTCCTCCCGCTCCGCCGGGCCATGTCCGACGCGGACCTCGCGTCCTTCGCCAGatccgccgtcctcctccgccacgcCGCGATCCCGGCCATCCTCGAGGCCGACGAGGAAGAGGATGCCGGCAGCAGGGCCCCCGCGGGCCTCGAccgcctcctcgacgccgccggcgccggcaggaacggcgtgggcggcgggcagggcggcggcggcgccagcggagGGAGCGGCGGGCAGGGCAGCGGCTGCGACATGGGAGAGTACTACCGCCGCGTGCTGCTGCTGGACCCCGCCAACCCGCTGCTCCTGCGCAACTACGGCAAGTACCTCCACGAGGTGGAGGGCGACCTGGCCGGCGCCGAGGGCTGCTACGCGCGGGCGCTGCTGGAGTGCCCCGGCGACGCCGACCTGCTCAGCCTCTACGCCCGCGTCATCTGGGAGGCGCGCCAGGAGAAGGACCGCGCCGAGGCCTACTTCGAGCGCGCCGTGCAGGCCGCGCCCGACGACTG CTACGTGCTGGGATCGTACGCGAGTTTCCTGTGggacgccgaggaggacgacgacgaggcggcgccggcggccaccaccCCAGCGGCGGTCGCGGCACCTGCTGCGCCGTGCGACTCCCCGGCGTTGGTGCCCGCGTGCTACTGCTGA